From Danio aesculapii chromosome 18, fDanAes4.1, whole genome shotgun sequence, a single genomic window includes:
- the cfap161 gene encoding cilia- and flagella-associated protein 161, whose product MAHVRTYNPRVRVGNWKEDVTLEEETLKEFTLQKDRGELTVQKEGALKHNILETVSLSVSQDGFLHFGDTVMLVNCGDGDHMQRSPCVLSIIADSSNVSSHSQTNTGPHLTGPLQVGGAHRMDPCVRNTFIIVSVDGSSDGEVVRYDQSFALKTTGGFAGELFLASDHKSFQKCARKSRLQELSLVEEFDFLCWWKVLYFDPQERLENEGYPVQVNSKVLISHCKTNQCLAALGNHILWSQFGKEYELTAHTFLDSHKAERDNNHWLFSTAHPANQSQSLLQLQQDEHRENQEDTQVKDCS is encoded by the exons ATGGCTCATGTTCGCACCTACAACCCGCGTGTTCGTGTGGGAAACTGGAAAGAAGACGTGACTTTAGAGGAG GAAACATTAAAAGAGTTTACTCTGCAAAAAGACAGAGGCGAACTCACTGTACAGAAGGAAGGAGCTTTGAAACATAACATCCTCGAAACG GTGAGTTTATCTGTATCTCAGGATGGTTTTTTACACTTTGGAGACACAGTAATGCTGGTGAACTGTGGAGATGGAGATCACATGCAGCGGAGCCCCTGTGTCCTCAGCATCATTGCGGACAGCAGTAATGTCTCATCACATTCACAGACAAACACAGGCCCTCACCTTACCGGGCCCCTCCAAGTAGGAGGAGCCCACAGGATGGACCCTTGTGTTAGAAACACTTTCATCATTGTAAG TGTTGATGGGAGCTCTGATGGAGAAGTGGTCAGATATGATCAAAGTTTTGCCCTGAAAACCACTGGAGGCTTTGCTGGAGAG CTGTTTCTTGCCAGTGATCACAAGTCATTTCAGAAGTGTGCTAGAAAGTCTCGACTGCAGGAGCTGAGTTTAGTAGAGGAGTTTGATTTTCTGTGCTGGTGGAAGGTGCTCTACTTCGACCCACAAGAGAGGCTTGAAAATGAGGGATACCCGGTTCAG GTGAACAGCAAGGTTTTGATTTCCCACTGTAAGACCAATCAATGTCTGGCTGCACTGGGCAATCACATCCTATG GTCTCAGTTTGGTAAAGAGTATGAACTCACCGCTCACACCTTCCTGGACTCCCATAAGGCAGAGCGGGACAATAATCACTGGCTGTTCTCCACTGCTCatccagccaatcagagtcaaagTCTCCTTCAACTACAGCAAGACGAGCACAGAGAAAACCAGGAGGACACACAAGTAAAGGAttgcagttaa